The following is a genomic window from Bacteroidota bacterium.
GTGACTGAGCACCTTTGTGTCCTTTTGTGGAAGTTCCGCCTTTTCCGGAACCTTGTCCTCTACCAATTCTTTTCTTTTGATTTTTAACCGAACCTTTTGCAGGTGTTAATGTATGTAGTTTCATTGTTATTATCCCTTTAAATATTATTGTTCAATTTTTACAAGGTGCTTCAGTTTATTGAACATCCCTAAAACCTGGGGTGTTCCTTCAACTTCAATAACCTGGTTCATTCTTCTAAAGCCCAATGATTCCAAGGTCTTTAATTGACGCTTTGGCATTCCGCTTGA
Proteins encoded in this region:
- the rpmD gene encoding 50S ribosomal protein L30; translation: MAKIKLRQYKSSSGMPKRQLKTLESLGFRRMNQVIEVEGTPQVLGMFNKLKHLVKIEQ